GCCACGCCCAGCACCGTCCGCCCCGGCCAGGAGGTGACGCTCTCGGCCGAGGGCAGCACCGATGCGCAGAGCCCGGCGGCCGACCTGGACTACAGCTGGGACTTCGGCGACGGGGGCGGCACCAAGGACGCCACCGGCCGGGTCGTGCGCACGTCGTACGGCTCGGTGGGAGCGAAGACCGCCACGGTCACGGTGACCGACCCGCAGGGTGCGGTCGACACCGCGTCGGTGACGGTCACGGTGACCGGGGAGGCCGGCAGCGACAACACCGCCCCGACCGCCGCGGCGCGGGCCAAGCCGGACCGGGCCACCACCGCGCGCTCGGTGCGGCTGACCGGCAAGCGGTCCAGCGACGCCGAGACCGGATCGAAGGACCTCGACTACAGCTGGGACTTCCACGACGGCGGGACCACGGTCGACGCCACGGGTCGCCGGACCACGCACCGATTCCGTGAGGCGGGGGTGCAGAAGGTGAGCCTGACCGTCACCGACGAGTCCGGCGCGACCGACACCGACACCATCCGGTTCCGGGTGCACCGGTTCGTGGCCTGCCAGTCCGGCGCGGTGCGGCGCTCGGGCAGCTGGCGCACGGTCGCTTCGCAGCGCGGACCGGGCGGCAACTACTGCGACAACGCCGCGAAGGGGCAAGGGAAGGGCAAGGACGTCCTGCGCCTGGGTTTCAGCGGACCTCAGGCGGCGGTCGTCCACGGCACGGACAGGGCGGGCGGCTCGGCGAAGGTCCTCGTCGACGGCAAGCGCGTCGGGACCATCTCGTTCCGCAGCGCCGAGCCCTCGCGGCGCGTCTCCCTCGAGCGCGTCTTCACCGGCCTCGGCGGCGGGGAGCACACCCTCGTCCTCAAGGTCCGCTCGGGGAGCGCCTACGTGGACGGCTTCGTCACCTTGAAGTAGCCACCACCAGCACCAACCGACGGCGTCGGTCCCCCCGGGGGCCGGCGCCGTCGCCGTCGGTCACCTCACCGGGCGTCGACGACGCTCGTCGCTGGCGCTCCTCACTGCTCGACCAACAGCGGTCAGGAGGTGAGGGCCGCGCTCATCCGCTCGAGCGTGCGCTGCATGCCCTCGCGCAGCTCGTCGGTGAAGGCGGGCACGCCGCCGAAGGCGACCTTGGTGAGGCCCGTCGACAGCTTCGAGACACCGTCGGGGCTCTCGCGCCGGTGCACGATGCGGGTGCGGGTGCCGCCGTCGAGGGGCTCGAGGGTGTAGGACCACACGGTCCGGTTCTCCACGACCCGGAAGGCGATCTGGTGGTGCGGCTCGAAGCGGACCACCCGGGCCTGGGTCGGCCAGTGCATCCAGCCGCGATGGTTGAGGTTGATCATCCGGCTGCCCTGGCGCACGGCACCGCCGGGCACGAACGTACGACGCACCTGCGGGCTCCACTCGGGCATCCGACGGACGTCGCTGACCAACGCCCAGGTCTGGGCCGGGGTCGCGTCGACCTCGATCTCTGCGTGCAGGTCGCTACCGGTGCTGGGTGCAGTCGTCATGGTCGGTGACCGTACCCAACCCGGGGCTCCGGCCGTTAGCGCTGCGCCCACCAGGCGAGCAGCTCCTCACGAGCGCGCTCCTCGCCGAGGGGACCGTCGTCCATCCGCAGCTCGAGCAGGTGCCGGTAGGCCTCGCCGACCTCGCGGCCCGGCCCGACGCCGAGGATCTCCATGATCTGGTTGCCGTCGAGGTCCGGGCGCATCGCGCCGAGCTCCTCGGCCTCGGCGAGCCGGTCGATGCGCGCCTCCAGGTCGTCGTACGTGCGGCGCAGGCTCTCGGCCTTGCGTCGGTTGCGCGTCGTGCAGTCGGCGCGGGTCAGCACGTGCAGCCGGGTGAGCTGGTCGCCCGCGTCGCGGACGTAGCGGCGCACGGCCGAGTCGGTCCACTCGCCGCTGCCGTAGCCGTGGAAGCGCAGGTGCAGCTCGACCAGCGAGCTCACCGCGTCGATCTCGTCGTTGGAGAAGCGCAGCGCCTTCATCCGCTTGCGGGTCAGCTTGGCACCGACGACGTCGTGGTGGTGGAAGGTCACGGTGCCGTCGTCGACGAAGCGGCGGGTGCGCGGCTTGCCGACGTCGTGCATCAGCGCCGCGAGGCGCGAGACCAGGTCGGGCCCGCCGAGGCGCTCCTCCTGGTCGATCGACTGCTCCAGCACCGTCAGCGAGTGCTCGTAGACGTCCTTGTGGCGGTGGTGCTCGTCGCGCTCCAGCGCCAGCGCGGGCAGCTCGGGCAGCACCCGCTCGGCCAGGCCGGTCTCCACCAGCAGCGTCAGCCCACGGCGCGGGAACGGCGACATGATCAGCTTCACGAGCTCGTCGCGCACCCGCTCGGCGGAGATGATGTCGATCCGCTCGGCCATCGCGGTCATCGCCCGGACCACCGACGCGTCCACCTCGAAGCCGAGCTGCGCGGCGAAGCGGGCCGCCCGCATCATCCGCAGCGGGTCGTCGGAGAAGGAGTCCTCCGGGGTGCCCGGCGTGCGCAGCACGCGGTGGGCCAGGTCCAGGATGCCGCCGTAGGGGTCCTCCACCTCGCGCCCCGGCAGCCGTACCGCCATGGCGTTGACGGTGAAGTCGCGGCGACCGAGGTCCCCGGCCAGGGTGTCGCCGAAAGCGACGTCGGGCTTGCGCGAGGACGGGTCGTAGGACTCCGAGCGGTACGTCGTCACCTCGACCTGCCACTCGCCCTTGCGGCACCCGATCGTGCCGAAGTCGCGACCCATGTCCCAGATCGCGTCGGCCCAGCCCTTGAGCAGCCGCTCGGTCTCGTCGGGGTGCGCCGAGGTCGTGAGGTCGAGGTCGTTGTGGCGGCGACCCAGCATCGCGTCGCGCACCGGGCCGCCGACGAGGGCGATCTCGTGGCCGGCGTCGGTGAAGCGGCGGCCGAGGTCGTCGATCACGGGGCCGATGCGGTCCAGCTCGGCGGCGACCGATCGCTGCACCTCGACCATGCTGAGGGGGGCGGGCTCGTCGTGGGGCACGGGGGGGCAGTCTATGCGCCACCGGGGGACGCCTCCGTGGTGCAGGGTTCCCGGCCGCGCACCCCCGCCCCACTAGAGTCGTGGCGTGGTTCTCCCCCGTTCGCTGCTGCCTGCCCGCACGGGCGCGCGCCGGGTCGCTGGAGGGCTCCTGGCGGTGGTCCTCGCCGGGCTGACGGGAACGGCGGGTCTGGCCGCGTCGAGCGGTGCGACCGGGCCGCTCGCGGCGCCCGCCCTCGCCGGCACCGCCCAGGCGGCGGACGAGGACGTCGAGCCCCTCCGGGTCACGATCGACGCCCTGACCCCGGGGGAGCTGCCCCGCTCCGGGCCCCTCGAGGTCAGCGGCAGCGTCACCAACGTCGACGACGACACCTGGACGACCATCAACCTCTACCCGTTCCTGGGCAGCACGCCGCTCACGACGCCCGCCGAGCTCAGCCTGGCCCGCGAGACCGACGTCCTCGACTTCGTCGGGGAGCGCGTGACCGACCCCGGCCCCTACGCCGTCATCGACACCCTGGAGCCCGGGGAGTCGGTCGGCTACTCCTTCACCGTCGCCCGGTCGCGCCTCGAGGTCGACGAGCGCGGCGTCTACTGGTTCGGCGTGCACGCCCTCGGTCAGGGCGTGGACGGGCGCGACCCCAACGCCGACGGTCGCGCCCGCACCTTCCTGCCCTACGTCGGCGCCGAGGACCGCAGCCTCCCCGTCTCCGTGGTGGTGCCGCTGCGCCGTCGGGTCCTCCACGACGCCGACGGCCGGGTGGCCGGGCTCGAGTCGTGGGCAGAGGCCCTGGCACCCGGCGGCAGCCTCGCCGACCTCGTCGCGTTCGGCGCCGGCGCCGAGGGCCGGTCACTGACCTGGCTCGTCGACCCCGCCGTCACGGACGCCGCCGGACGACTGGCCGCCGGCAACCCGGCGCGCTCCACGACGCCCACGATCGACCCGCGCGACCCCGGCGCACCCGACGCGGACGACACGTCGGCCCCCGGCTCCCCCGACGACACGGCGACCGGCGACCCCGGTGACGCCTCGCCGTCCACGGACGACCCGACGTCCGGCGGCTCCGAGGGGACGGACCCCGCCCCGGGCCCGACCGAGCAGGACACCGGCACGGTGCCGCCCCGCCTCGAGGACCCCGACGAGCTGGCCGGGCTCGACCCCCAGGCCCGTGCGCTCGCGCTCAGCGCCGCCGACTGGCTCGACGCGTTGCAGGACGCCGTGGGTTCCGGCTCGCAGGTGCTCGCGCTGCCGTACGGCGACCTCGACGTCGCGGCGGCCGCACGGTTCGCCCCCGAGGTCTACCGCTCCGCGCGCCGCCGCTCCGGCTCGGAGCTGGAAGGGATCGAGCTGAGCACCCAGCCCGCTCTCGCCTC
This Nocardioides dokdonensis FR1436 DNA region includes the following protein-coding sequences:
- a CDS encoding SRPBCC family protein, with translation MTTAPSTGSDLHAEIEVDATPAQTWALVSDVRRMPEWSPQVRRTFVPGGAVRQGSRMINLNHRGWMHWPTQARVVRFEPHHQIAFRVVENRTVWSYTLEPLDGGTRTRIVHRRESPDGVSKLSTGLTKVAFGGVPAFTDELREGMQRTLERMSAALTS
- a CDS encoding CCA tRNA nucleotidyltransferase, yielding MVEVQRSVAAELDRIGPVIDDLGRRFTDAGHEIALVGGPVRDAMLGRRHNDLDLTTSAHPDETERLLKGWADAIWDMGRDFGTIGCRKGEWQVEVTTYRSESYDPSSRKPDVAFGDTLAGDLGRRDFTVNAMAVRLPGREVEDPYGGILDLAHRVLRTPGTPEDSFSDDPLRMMRAARFAAQLGFEVDASVVRAMTAMAERIDIISAERVRDELVKLIMSPFPRRGLTLLVETGLAERVLPELPALALERDEHHRHKDVYEHSLTVLEQSIDQEERLGGPDLVSRLAALMHDVGKPRTRRFVDDGTVTFHHHDVVGAKLTRKRMKALRFSNDEIDAVSSLVELHLRFHGYGSGEWTDSAVRRYVRDAGDQLTRLHVLTRADCTTRNRRKAESLRRTYDDLEARIDRLAEAEELGAMRPDLDGNQIMEILGVGPGREVGEAYRHLLELRMDDGPLGEERAREELLAWWAQR
- a CDS encoding DUF6049 family protein, yielding MVLPRSLLPARTGARRVAGGLLAVVLAGLTGTAGLAASSGATGPLAAPALAGTAQAADEDVEPLRVTIDALTPGELPRSGPLEVSGSVTNVDDDTWTTINLYPFLGSTPLTTPAELSLARETDVLDFVGERVTDPGPYAVIDTLEPGESVGYSFTVARSRLEVDERGVYWFGVHALGQGVDGRDPNADGRARTFLPYVGAEDRSLPVSVVVPLRRRVLHDADGRVAGLESWAEALAPGGSLADLVAFGAGAEGRSLTWLVDPAVTDAAGRLAAGNPARSTTPTIDPRDPGAPDADDTSAPGSPDDTATGDPGDASPSTDDPTSGGSEGTDPAPGPTEQDTGTVPPRLEDPDELAGLDPQARALALSAADWLDALQDAVGSGSQVLALPYGDLDVAAAARFAPEVYRSARRRSGSELEGIELSTQPALASPLGFLPVEALDMVREDETILLTDRMLGGQRADDPLPAVASVLGRTVVLTSSGAVDGGPGPGPRLSSLGLRQRILSEAAVRLLDTGRRSPLVVTLPLGWAPDTDPAAFFDALATDWVDLDTVAEATADRRARPVEAAELTYPRGQLDAELGPADLTAVSELVEVGQNLQDLLTFNDRIASVVSAEAYPTASYLTRPIRAAALRSAQAAEEVIREQLGAVEVTAPPGVTLSSASGRLPATITNGLDESVTVRLDARSDQPMTLRVPDSIEIPAGGSTTVLLNATTEQQGVHNVTLVLTDVNDVPLGSIDVVPIRAAQVSGVIWLIMGSGAVLLFGAIAVRLVRRVRAARAEQHPHPDDQPEDQPADEPEDRA